From Sphingobium sp. RAC03, a single genomic window includes:
- a CDS encoding Ppx/GppA family phosphatase, giving the protein MNSMLSRVRAAAQTMATSPQPATARTAIIDIGSNSVRLVVYDGPRRLPFILFNEKVMAGLGASLARTGRIEEEPMERGLRAIGRFAHLCQDMKVAHIRCVATAAVRDATNGDEFITRAAAMGLTVEILTGAQEAIGAAMGVLSGIPGADGIVGDLGGGSLELARIRDGAVEQTISLPLGVLRLPAIRAKGPGALERRVKAMMEKAGWQPEPDLPFYLVGGSWRALARFDMQLTNFPLPVVHQYEMTAARAEQLTRIVSHVGRARLKSIPAMSGSRIPTLPNAAALLSVVVRQLRSSGLIVSAYGLREGLLYEDLPADIRQDDPLLVAAEAEGEAQSRFRGHGDRIERWIAPLFLDDSADLRRIRRAACLLADVGWRANPDFRAERGVEIALHSNWVGITAAERAMLAQALHSNFGGGLSIPLGVEQLASPEALHHAALWGLAIRLAQRLSGGVEGPLNLSRLAREGDLLTLSLQKDDADLFGEAVERRLRHLAQAMGVKYQLTA; this is encoded by the coding sequence ATGAACTCGATGCTCAGCCGGGTCCGCGCCGCTGCCCAGACCATGGCGACCTCGCCCCAGCCCGCCACCGCGCGCACGGCGATCATCGACATCGGCTCCAACAGCGTGCGCCTCGTCGTCTATGACGGGCCACGGCGACTGCCCTTCATCCTGTTCAATGAAAAGGTGATGGCGGGACTGGGCGCCTCGCTCGCCCGGACCGGCCGGATCGAGGAAGAACCGATGGAGCGCGGCCTGCGCGCGATCGGCCGCTTCGCCCATCTGTGCCAGGATATGAAGGTCGCCCATATCCGCTGCGTCGCCACGGCGGCGGTGCGCGATGCGACCAATGGCGACGAATTCATCACCCGCGCCGCCGCCATGGGCCTGACCGTCGAAATATTGACCGGCGCGCAGGAAGCGATCGGCGCGGCCATGGGTGTGCTGTCGGGCATTCCGGGCGCAGACGGCATCGTCGGCGATCTGGGCGGCGGCAGCCTGGAACTGGCCCGGATTCGCGACGGCGCGGTCGAACAGACGATATCGCTGCCTTTGGGCGTCCTGCGCCTGCCCGCCATCCGCGCCAAGGGGCCGGGCGCGCTGGAACGGCGGGTCAAGGCGATGATGGAGAAAGCGGGCTGGCAGCCTGAACCGGACCTGCCCTTCTATCTGGTCGGCGGATCGTGGCGCGCGCTGGCGCGGTTCGACATGCAATTGACCAATTTCCCGCTGCCCGTCGTCCATCAATATGAAATGACCGCCGCGCGCGCCGAACAATTGACCCGCATCGTCTCGCATGTCGGCCGCGCCCGGCTCAAAAGCATCCCGGCGATGAGCGGATCGCGCATCCCGACCCTGCCCAATGCCGCGGCCCTGCTGTCGGTCGTCGTGCGGCAGTTACGGTCGAGCGGCCTGATCGTATCGGCCTATGGCCTGCGCGAAGGGCTGCTCTACGAAGATCTGCCCGCCGATATTCGGCAGGATGACCCCCTGCTGGTCGCGGCCGAAGCGGAAGGGGAGGCGCAGTCGCGTTTCCGCGGCCATGGCGACCGCATCGAACGCTGGATCGCGCCGCTCTTTCTGGACGACAGCGCCGATCTGCGCCGCATCCGCCGCGCCGCCTGCCTGCTCGCCGATGTCGGCTGGCGCGCCAACCCCGATTTCCGCGCCGAACGCGGGGTGGAAATCGCGCTACACAGCAATTGGGTCGGCATCACCGCAGCGGAACGCGCCATGCTGGCGCAGGCGCTCCACAGCAATTTCGGTGGTGGCCTGTCCATCCCGCTCGGCGTCGAACAACTCGCTTCGCCCGAAGCGCTGCACCACGCCGCGCTATGGGGCCTTGCGATCCGCCTCGCACAGCGTCTGTCGGGCGGTGTCGAAGGGCCATTGAACCTCTCGCGGCTGGCGCGCGAAGGCGACTTGCTCACTTTGTCGCTGCAAAAGGACGATGCGGACCTGTTCGGCGAAGCCGTCGAACGCCGCTTGCGCCATCTGGCCCAGGCCATGGGCGTCAAATATCAACTCACCGCCTGA
- a CDS encoding RNA degradosome polyphosphate kinase has product MAEADPTPSLSLHSERYFNRELSWLAFNQRVLEEAMNRAHPLLERLRFLSISGANLDEFFSVRVAGLKGQQLQDVDLRSVDGLTAGQQLAAIAAETARLMAAQQKVWGILHGELGQVGIEVIGPSSPMDPLCEAWLRDHFLTQIFPILTPQALDPAHPFPFIPNQGLSIVFDLQRLSDKQPIRELVMIPATLDRFVRVPGPTARYIALEAVVRRFSGDLFPGYQVRNSGVFRIIRDSDIEIEEEAEDLVRHFRSAIKRRRRGRVIRMEIEERIPEPVEEMLQDMIQGHEAIIAEVEGFVGIGDLSGIVDEDRPDLKFEPYAPRFPERIREYGGDCFAAIRAKDIVVHHPYEAFDVVVSFLKQAAIDPDVVAIKQTLYRAGKQSAIIRALIDAAEAGKSVTAVVELKARFDEEQNILWADALERAGVQVVYGFIDWKTHAKISMVIRREGEQFRSYCHFGTGNYHPITARIYTDLSFFTADPAYSRDAAALFNYITGYVEPKRLEKLVMSPRDLRDHLCRLIDDEIDHVRAGRPGNIWAKMNSVVDPAIIEKLYAASNAGVQIDLIVRGICCLRPGVPGMSENIRVKSVVGRFLEHSRIAVFGNGKALPNNGAKVYISSADWMQRNFDRRVEFMAPIENPTVHDQILDQVMVANLIDTEQSWELDSDGHYARVDAGERPFNLHRYFMTNPSLSGRGAALDNEAVPTLRLRGRV; this is encoded by the coding sequence GTGGCCGAAGCCGATCCCACACCCAGCCTGTCGCTGCACAGCGAACGCTATTTCAACCGCGAACTGTCCTGGCTCGCCTTCAACCAGCGGGTGCTGGAAGAAGCGATGAACCGCGCCCATCCCTTGCTGGAACGGCTGCGCTTCCTGTCCATCTCCGGCGCGAACCTGGACGAATTTTTCTCCGTCCGCGTCGCGGGGCTCAAAGGGCAGCAGTTGCAGGATGTCGACCTGCGCTCGGTCGACGGGTTGACCGCCGGGCAGCAACTCGCCGCGATCGCCGCCGAAACCGCCCGGCTGATGGCGGCGCAGCAAAAGGTCTGGGGCATATTGCACGGCGAGCTGGGGCAGGTCGGCATCGAAGTCATCGGCCCGTCCAGCCCCATGGACCCCTTGTGCGAAGCCTGGCTGCGCGACCATTTCCTGACGCAAATCTTCCCGATCCTGACGCCCCAGGCGCTTGATCCGGCGCATCCCTTCCCCTTCATCCCCAATCAGGGGCTGTCGATCGTCTTCGACCTGCAACGCCTGTCGGACAAGCAGCCGATCCGCGAACTGGTGATGATCCCCGCGACGCTTGACCGCTTCGTGCGCGTGCCGGGGCCAACGGCCCGCTATATCGCGCTGGAAGCGGTGGTGCGGCGCTTTTCGGGCGATCTCTTCCCCGGCTATCAGGTGCGCAACAGCGGCGTGTTCCGCATCATCCGCGACAGCGACATCGAAATCGAGGAAGAGGCCGAGGATCTGGTCCGCCACTTCCGCAGCGCGATCAAGCGCCGCCGTCGTGGCCGCGTGATCCGCATGGAAATCGAAGAGCGTATCCCCGAACCGGTCGAGGAAATGCTGCAGGACATGATCCAGGGGCATGAGGCGATCATCGCCGAGGTCGAGGGGTTTGTCGGCATTGGCGATCTGTCCGGCATCGTCGATGAAGACAGGCCCGACCTCAAATTCGAACCCTATGCGCCGCGCTTCCCCGAACGCATCCGCGAATATGGTGGCGATTGCTTCGCCGCGATCCGCGCCAAGGACATTGTCGTCCACCATCCCTATGAGGCGTTCGACGTCGTCGTCTCCTTCCTCAAGCAAGCGGCGATCGACCCCGATGTGGTGGCGATCAAGCAGACGCTCTATCGCGCAGGCAAGCAGTCGGCGATCATCCGCGCGCTGATCGACGCGGCGGAAGCGGGCAAGTCCGTGACCGCCGTGGTGGAACTGAAAGCCCGTTTCGATGAGGAACAGAATATCCTGTGGGCCGATGCGCTCGAACGCGCCGGGGTGCAGGTCGTCTATGGCTTCATCGACTGGAAGACCCACGCCAAGATTTCGATGGTGATCCGGCGCGAGGGCGAGCAGTTCCGCAGCTACTGCCATTTCGGCACCGGCAATTATCACCCGATCACCGCGCGCATCTATACCGATTTGAGCTTCTTCACTGCGGACCCGGCCTATAGCCGCGATGCCGCCGCGCTGTTCAATTACATCACCGGCTATGTTGAACCCAAGCGGCTGGAAAAGCTGGTCATGTCGCCGCGCGACCTGCGCGACCATCTGTGCCGCCTGATCGATGACGAGATCGACCATGTTCGCGCCGGGCGACCGGGCAACATCTGGGCGAAGATGAACTCAGTGGTGGACCCGGCGATCATCGAAAAACTCTATGCTGCCAGCAATGCGGGCGTTCAGATCGACCTGATCGTACGCGGCATATGCTGCCTGCGTCCCGGTGTGCCGGGCATGTCCGAAAATATCCGGGTGAAATCGGTCGTCGGCCGCTTCCTGGAACATAGCCGCATCGCCGTGTTCGGCAATGGCAAGGCGCTGCCCAATAATGGCGCGAAAGTCTATATCAGCTCGGCCGACTGGATGCAGCGCAACTTCGACCGGCGCGTCGAATTCATGGCCCCGATCGAAAATCCCACCGTCCATGACCAGATTCTCGACCAGGTGATGGTCGCCAACCTCATCGACACCGAACAAAGCTGGGAACTGGACAGCGACGGCCATTATGCGCGCGTCGATGCGGGCGAAAGGCCGTTCAACCTGCACCGCTATTTCATGACCAACCCGTCGCTGTCGGGCCGTGGTGCGGCGCTCGACAATGAAGCGGTGCCCACTTTGCGCTTGCGCGGGCGGGTTTGA
- a CDS encoding chromosomal replication initiator DnaA: MSQISLPFDWHGDARDGDFLVSEANAQAVTHLERWRDWPLSVSVLTGPPRSGRSTLARHFARMSGGTIIDEAQGQDEHRLFHAWNAAQTDRRPLLMVGRTPPASWTVALPDLRSRLAAVPHVAITEPDEALARALIARAFDRTGAGYAADLPDWLLRRIERSYGAIDAVTRLLDAAALSSGRKISTALAKEALQAAGFLPIVPPDPSTANRE; this comes from the coding sequence ATGAGCCAGATCAGCCTGCCCTTCGACTGGCATGGCGATGCGCGCGACGGGGATTTCCTGGTCAGCGAGGCCAATGCCCAGGCGGTCACCCATTTGGAGCGCTGGCGCGACTGGCCCCTGTCGGTCAGCGTCCTCACCGGCCCGCCGCGATCGGGGCGCTCGACGCTCGCCCGCCACTTCGCGCGGATGAGCGGCGGCACGATCATCGACGAGGCGCAGGGGCAGGACGAACATCGCCTGTTCCACGCCTGGAACGCGGCGCAGACCGACCGACGACCGCTGCTGATGGTGGGGCGGACCCCGCCCGCAAGCTGGACCGTCGCCTTGCCCGACCTGCGCTCCAGGCTCGCGGCAGTGCCGCATGTCGCCATCACCGAGCCGGACGAAGCGCTCGCCCGCGCGCTGATCGCCCGCGCCTTCGACCGAACCGGGGCAGGCTATGCCGCCGATCTGCCGGACTGGCTATTGCGCCGGATAGAGCGTAGCTATGGCGCGATCGACGCCGTCACCCGTCTGCTCGACGCGGCGGCGCTGTCATCTGGTCGTAAGATTTCCACCGCACTGGCGAAAGAGGCTCTGCAAGCTGCCGGATTTCTGCCTATAGTGCCGCCCGATCCTTCCACCGCCAACCGCGAGTAA
- the purM gene encoding phosphoribosylformylglycinamidine cyclo-ligase, which yields MTDTESYSYAKAGVDIAAGNALVRAIAPLAKATRRPGADAELGGFGGFFDLKAAGFTDPLLVAANDGVGTKLKLAIDHGRHDGVGIDLVAMCANDLIVQGAEPLFFLDYYATGKLESGVAERVIAGIAEGCRIAGCALIGGETAEMPGMYAPGDYDLAGFCVGAVERTKVLTGNRVKAGDVLLGIASSGVHSNGFSLVRRLAADKGWKLDRPAIFDNEVLLIDALMAPTRIYVKSLLPLVRAGMVNALAHITGGGLLENIPRVLPDGCHAMVDADTWEQPRLMAFLQAQGHIDPAEMARTFNCGIGMVLAVDEAHVAGVTTSLAAAGESVHRIGVVQAGDKGCTVRGSTETWSAKADWSATHLG from the coding sequence ATGACCGATACCGAATCCTATAGCTACGCCAAGGCTGGCGTCGACATCGCCGCCGGCAATGCGCTGGTGCGCGCCATCGCTCCTTTGGCCAAGGCCACCCGCCGCCCCGGTGCGGACGCGGAACTGGGCGGCTTTGGCGGCTTTTTCGACCTCAAGGCGGCGGGCTTTACCGATCCGTTGCTGGTCGCGGCCAATGATGGCGTGGGCACGAAGCTGAAGCTCGCGATCGACCATGGCCGCCATGACGGGGTGGGCATCGACCTGGTTGCCATGTGCGCCAACGACCTGATCGTGCAGGGGGCCGAACCGCTTTTCTTCCTGGATTATTATGCCACCGGCAAGCTGGAGAGCGGCGTGGCCGAGCGCGTCATCGCCGGGATTGCCGAGGGTTGCCGGATCGCGGGCTGCGCGCTGATCGGCGGCGAAACCGCGGAGATGCCGGGCATGTATGCGCCGGGCGACTATGACCTGGCGGGCTTTTGCGTCGGCGCGGTCGAACGGACCAAGGTGCTGACCGGCAACCGGGTGAAGGCGGGCGACGTGCTGCTGGGCATTGCTTCGTCGGGGGTTCATTCCAACGGCTTCTCGCTGGTCCGCCGCCTGGCCGCCGACAAGGGGTGGAAGCTCGATCGGCCCGCCATCTTCGACAATGAAGTGCTGCTGATCGACGCGCTGATGGCGCCGACGCGCATTTATGTGAAGAGCCTGCTGCCGCTGGTGCGCGCGGGCATGGTCAATGCGCTGGCGCATATCACCGGCGGCGGCTTGCTCGAAAACATCCCCCGCGTGCTGCCCGACGGCTGCCATGCGATGGTCGATGCGGACACTTGGGAGCAGCCACGCCTGATGGCCTTCCTTCAGGCGCAGGGGCATATCGACCCCGCCGAAATGGCGCGCACCTTCAATTGCGGCATCGGCATGGTGCTGGCCGTGGACGAGGCCCATGTCGCGGGCGTCACCACGTCGCTGGCCGCGGCGGGCGAGAGCGTCCACCGCATCGGCGTGGTGCAGGCGGGCGACAAGGGCTGCACCGTGCGCGGATCGACCGAGACCTGGAGCGCGAAGGCCGACTGGTCAGCGACGCATTTGGGGTAA
- the purN gene encoding phosphoribosylglycinamide formyltransferase, translating into MAKAKVGVLISGRGSNMAALLYAAKADDCPYEIVLVAANDPDAPGLKLAAAEGIATFGQSHKGLKRADFDQIIDAQLRAAGAQFVALAGYMRLLSPEFVAGWEERMLNIHPSLLPKYKGLDTHQRAIDAGDSHTGCSVHIVTAALDDGPVLGQTPVAILPDDDADTLAARTLIAEHQLYSRTLAAFVSRERHPDWLLNKVRETALALPQADEILSHGMPCFGIVKGKKFAYFTRDHHGDGILALLVKTTAPEEQASLIEADPARYYRPAYFGTDWVGIRLDLGDTDWEHIAERLRASWRQVAPKKLLGLMDIAEEF; encoded by the coding sequence ATGGCTAAAGCCAAAGTCGGCGTCCTGATTTCCGGGCGCGGGTCCAATATGGCGGCGCTGCTCTACGCGGCGAAGGCCGATGACTGTCCCTATGAAATCGTGCTGGTCGCCGCCAATGATCCGGATGCGCCGGGGCTGAAACTCGCCGCCGCCGAAGGGATTGCGACCTTTGGCCAGAGCCATAAGGGCTTGAAGCGCGCCGATTTCGACCAGATCATCGATGCGCAGTTGCGCGCGGCGGGTGCCCAATTTGTCGCGCTGGCGGGCTATATGCGGCTGCTGTCGCCCGAATTCGTCGCGGGATGGGAAGAGCGGATGCTCAACATCCACCCCAGCCTGCTGCCCAAATATAAGGGGCTGGACACGCATCAACGCGCGATCGACGCGGGCGACAGCCATACGGGTTGTTCGGTGCATATCGTGACGGCGGCGCTGGACGATGGCCCGGTGCTGGGCCAGACGCCGGTCGCGATCCTGCCCGATGACGATGCCGATACGCTGGCCGCCCGCACACTGATCGCGGAGCATCAGCTCTACAGCCGCACCCTCGCTGCGTTCGTCAGCCGCGAGCGCCACCCGGACTGGCTGCTCAACAAGGTGCGCGAAACTGCGCTGGCCTTGCCGCAGGCGGACGAGATCCTCTCCCACGGCATGCCCTGCTTCGGCATCGTCAAAGGCAAGAAATTCGCCTATTTCACCCGCGACCATCATGGCGACGGCATCCTCGCCCTGCTGGTCAAGACCACCGCGCCCGAAGAACAGGCGAGCCTGATCGAAGCCGACCCGGCGCGCTATTATCGACCCGCTTATTTCGGCACCGATTGGGTCGGCATCCGCCTGGACCTGGGCGATACGGACTGGGAGCATATCGCAGAACGGCTGCGCGCCAGCTGGCGGCAGGTTGCGCCGAAAAAGCTGCTGGGGCTGATGGATATTGCGGAGGAGTTTTAA
- a CDS encoding OmpA family protein codes for MRISHRIIGAAGLAAMLATTACTTDPTTGQRTISKAAIGGIGGALGGYLLGDLVGGRSDRTEKILGAGIGAVAGAGIGAYMDAQERKLREETAGTGVDVIRDGDDLLLRMPSGITFAYDRADVQPQFQPTLNDVASVLAQYPKTYIDVFGHTDSDGADAYNQTLSERRAQAVSSYLVSRGVQSARMGTRGFGETQPIASNATEEGKAANRRVEIKISPVTEADVRS; via the coding sequence ATGAGGATTTCACATCGCATCATCGGTGCGGCCGGTTTGGCTGCCATGCTCGCCACCACCGCCTGCACCACCGACCCGACCACGGGTCAGCGCACGATTTCGAAGGCTGCGATCGGCGGCATCGGCGGCGCGCTGGGCGGCTATCTGCTGGGCGATCTGGTCGGCGGGCGCAGCGATCGGACCGAGAAGATTCTGGGCGCGGGCATCGGCGCGGTCGCGGGTGCGGGCATCGGTGCCTATATGGATGCGCAGGAACGCAAGCTGCGCGAAGAAACAGCAGGCACCGGCGTCGACGTGATTCGCGATGGCGACGACCTGCTACTGCGCATGCCGTCGGGCATCACCTTCGCCTATGACCGGGCCGATGTGCAGCCCCAGTTCCAGCCGACGTTGAACGATGTCGCGTCGGTTCTGGCGCAATATCCCAAAACCTATATCGATGTGTTCGGTCATACCGACAGCGATGGGGCCGACGCCTACAACCAGACCCTGTCCGAACGCCGCGCCCAGGCGGTATCGAGCTATCTGGTGAGCCGTGGCGTCCAGTCGGCCCGCATGGGCACGCGCGGCTTTGGCGAGACCCAGCCGATCGCGTCGAACGCGACTGAGGAAGGCAAGGCCGCCAACCGCCGGGTGGAGATTAAGATCTCGCCGGTGACCGAGGCTGACGTTCGGAGCTGA